The window CTGGCAAAAAAACATGTGCTCAAGATGCCAGGGCTTGAAGGGCATAATAACCTGCGCCAGGAGTTATTCAATGCGTATAATCGGGCTCTTCTCATGCTTTATCTCCTGAATGACCATGAACATGGGTCCTTTGTGGCTGCTCCGGAGTTTGATTCCAATTTTGAGAAATGTGGAGGATATGGATTCTGCTGGAACAGGGATTCTGCAGAGATTGTGCTTGCCCTCAAGCATTCCGGATATCCGGAGTATTGTGACAGATTTTTCAAGTGGTGCATCCAGACCCAGCTCCCTGCGGGTTCATGGTTCCAGCGTTACTGGCTCAATGGAGATATAGCTCCTTCCTGGGGAAATTTTGAATATTCAACCCAGATAGACGAGACCGGGTCCACACTTCATGCCATGGATATATATTACAGGATTCTCGAAGGCCTCAAAAAGGTTGAGTTTCTGGAAGAAGTCTGGGTCTCCGTGCTCAGGGCTGCCGAGTATCTGATGAAAAGGACCAAGTCTGGGCTGCATGAAAGCTGTATGGACCTCTGGGAGACTTATTACGGAGTTTTCACCTACACCAATGCCTCGATCTATGCAGGGCTCATGGGCGCTTCCCACCTTGCGGAAGAAAACGGTGAGTCTGGTATGGCAAGGCGCTGGAAGAAAAGGGCTGAGTTCATCAAGCAGGCTACAATTGACCGTTTCTGGCTTCAGGAAGGTTACTTTGCAAAAGGAATCCTCAATGAGAAACTGGACAAAACCATTGATGCGAGTAGCCTGGGCGCCTACATACCTTTTGGAATGCTCTCTCCGACAGATCCTGTGGAAAGGGATATGATCCTTTTCCGGATCGAAAATATCCAGAAAAAGCTCTCAATTCCTATCAATGGAGGTAATGGAATCAAACGTTACGAAAATGACAGTTACATTGATGGAAATCCCTGGGTAGTAACCACTCTCTGGCTTTCGGAGGCTATGTTTGCTTTTGTCCTCGATCTTCCCAACGGAAAAGAGGGTCCGTATGCTGAAGAACTAAAAAGATTGACTGTTGAGGGGGTTAAATACCTGAGATGGGCTCTGGCAGGGGCAACAAGCACAGGGCTTCTTCCTGAACAGGTGGACAAGTCTACAGGAAAGCCAGCCTGGGCGATTCCTCTCGGCTGGAGTGGTTCTCTCATGCTTGACAATATCCTTCTCCTTGATAAAATTTGCAGAAGAAACGCAGGGAATAATGAACAAGGCTAATAGATGAAAAATAAGTACTGGACAAAAGGAAAGGGGAGGCGCCCGTTAATTACTTCAGACGGGCAAGGATTTGCCCATAAGGTTTTTCCTATAAGGTTTTGCCCATAAGGTTTTTCCTATAAGGTTTTTCCTCAAAGTAATTGACAGGTGCCAGCTTTCTCATCGAATCTTCGGATTATAGAGTTTCTCGAAAATCCACAAGCTCAAACTTTCCGGATTTCTTCTTCCCCTCTCATGTACGGTCTGAGGACTTCCGGAATCTCCACGCTGCCGTCCTCACGCTGGTAGTTCTCCAGTATCGCAACGACGGTCCTGCCGACAGCAAGGCCTGAACCGTTAAGCGTGTGGACGAACTGAGGGCCTTCAGGGGTCCTGAAGCGGATATTTGCTCTCCTTGCCTGGAAGTTCTCAAAATTCGAGCATGAGGAAATCTCCCGGTATTTTTTCTGTGCGGGTACCCATACCTCTATGTCGTAAGTCATGGCCGCTGAGAACCCTATGTCGCCAGTGCAAAGGCTTATGACGCGATAAGGTATCTTCAGGAGTTTGAGAATCTCCTCAGCATCGAGGGTGAGTTTTTCCAGTTCATCATAGGATGTTCCCGGTTTCACGAACTTGACAAGCTCAACCTTGTTGAACTGGTGCTGGCGGATGATGCCTCTAGTATCCTGTCCATGTTTTCCTGCCTCACGCCTGAAACAGGCGGTATATGCTGTAAGTAATACCGGCAGATTTTCCATATACTCGTCCATGAAGAGGTTGGTCACCGGGACTTCCGCGGTTGGTGCAAGGTAAAAGCCGTCAGTGCATACGTACATGTCATCTTTGAACTTTGGCAACTGCCCTGTACCGG is drawn from Methanosarcina lacustris Z-7289 and contains these coding sequences:
- a CDS encoding glycoside hydrolase family 15 protein, producing MIKQPNVILGNDELLVTMGKKGDILGLFYPRRDHAQHVEESLACIHTGEKLLWTNDNDWHSIQNYIEDTNIVSTKLYHDSGIRISILDLVHPEVPVLIRRFKVQSQQKMSGKFFYYSNFNVGETSKKNSGFCDSEARLLAQYWQNYYIGIYGLPEFTEWQIGKAMDTIWWTNAKYDMEDGKLQRNKEDIGNINNAAGWDLELEADGANEFVIFIGAASSRSLLYKRMHELSKLPLEHIFEKTREHWVMWLAKKHVLKMPGLEGHNNLRQELFNAYNRALLMLYLLNDHEHGSFVAAPEFDSNFEKCGGYGFCWNRDSAEIVLALKHSGYPEYCDRFFKWCIQTQLPAGSWFQRYWLNGDIAPSWGNFEYSTQIDETGSTLHAMDIYYRILEGLKKVEFLEEVWVSVLRAAEYLMKRTKSGLHESCMDLWETYYGVFTYTNASIYAGLMGASHLAEENGESGMARRWKKRAEFIKQATIDRFWLQEGYFAKGILNEKLDKTIDASSLGAYIPFGMLSPTDPVERDMILFRIENIQKKLSIPINGGNGIKRYENDSYIDGNPWVVTTLWLSEAMFAFVLDLPNGKEGPYAEELKRLTVEGVKYLRWALAGATSTGLLPEQVDKSTGKPAWAIPLGWSGSLMLDNILLLDKICRRNAGNNEQG
- the serS gene encoding serine--tRNA ligase, producing the protein MLELKFVRNNPDIVGRALINRNMGTELIDSLLEYDVAWRECNAEGDSLKHKRNVVTREIAQLKKEKKETESKINEMQGINDRIKEIDDNIRDYKLKINEIMLSIPNIPSEMTPIGKDENDNPVLRVVGEPREFTFTPKPHWEIGEALDILDFERGAKIAGQGFTVYKGMGAKLERALINFMLDVHTDQGYLEVYPPVLINEKAMTGTGQLPKFKDDMYVCTDGFYLAPTAEVPVTNLFMDEYMENLPVLLTAYTACFRREAGKHGQDTRGIIRQHQFNKVELVKFVKPGTSYDELEKLTLDAEEILKLLKIPYRVISLCTGDIGFSAAMTYDIEVWVPAQKKYREISSCSNFENFQARRANIRFRTPEGPQFVHTLNGSGLAVGRTVVAILENYQREDGSVEIPEVLRPYMRGEEEIRKV